A single Spiroplasma floricola 23-6 DNA region contains:
- the plsY gene encoding glycerol-3-phosphate 1-O-acyltransferase PlsY codes for MVWEIIAGTFIVSVISYLIGSYSFSITIVKLKTNKDVREEGSKNAGATNASRVIGKKWGIVIMFLDAFKILLAVLIALAISQIPLNIFQNVILIIPGLFALIGHCWPIYYKFKGGKAVSCFMGLMFTINWIAGIIMFGTWVILVLTSRKVSIGSIIASLLTAILMWIPQISGLNSFDIDGSGFAQIYSNNDFTAVWYNQLHTLNHANQFDSFLIINLVTTLSMIILLARHWQNIERLIKGTEPYFIKKSLFKKKDQKAKDQV; via the coding sequence ATGGTTTGAGAAATAATTGCAGGTACTTTTATAGTATCTGTTATTAGTTATTTAATAGGTAGTTACTCTTTTTCAATAACAATAGTTAAATTAAAAACTAATAAAGATGTTAGAGAAGAAGGAAGTAAAAATGCTGGTGCAACCAATGCAAGTAGAGTTATTGGTAAAAAATGAGGAATTGTTATTATGTTTCTTGATGCTTTTAAAATATTGCTTGCAGTTTTAATAGCATTAGCAATAAGTCAAATTCCTTTAAATATTTTTCAAAATGTAATTCTAATTATTCCAGGATTATTTGCTTTAATTGGTCATTGTTGACCAATTTATTATAAATTCAAAGGTGGAAAAGCAGTTAGTTGTTTTATGGGATTAATGTTTACAATTAATTGAATTGCAGGAATTATTATGTTTGGAACCTGAGTAATACTTGTATTAACTTCAAGAAAAGTAAGTATTGGATCAATTATTGCTTCTTTGCTAACAGCTATTTTAATGTGAATTCCTCAAATTTCAGGGTTAAATAGCTTTGATATCGATGGTAGTGGTTTTGCTCAAATTTATAGTAACAATGATTTTACAGCTGTTTGATATAATCAACTGCACACTTTAAATCATGCAAATCAATTTGACAGTTTTTTAATAATTAATTTAGTAACAACTCTTTCTATGATTATATTATTGGCAAGACATTGGCAAAATATTGAACGTTTAATCAAAGGAACAGAGCCCTACTTTATTAAAAAATCATTATTTAAAAAGAAAGATCAAAAAGCAAAAGATCAAGTTTAG
- a CDS encoding riboflavin kinase, translating to MSMTNNTLAFFYNNLTMIMMNLEDSIGLIANFENWSEKEDKQVEKLKLLAKENNLRSTLFVITNREMNYGLWNSNNIIKKANEKEIDYVIFYYTNPMINQMPDFDLYKNIEDFLSVRKMIISKDYTDLNHSRFTTSFIEQNWKENAIIIETSVTKDLENNLNLLKKSKFEEFQKLNKLNYQFDARVSEGKKLGRTIGFPTINLITEERIALSYGVYACNVYVDHLKETFLGAGCYWKNELNQDVFEIFLIDFDKEIYGWKVSVSPIEKLRENIKVDSLEELKKLLANDVKTTLKFKK from the coding sequence ATGAGTATGACAAATAATACATTAGCTTTTTTTTACAATAATTTAACTATGATTATGATGAATCTTGAAGATTCAATAGGATTAATAGCTAATTTTGAAAATTGAAGTGAAAAAGAAGATAAACAAGTTGAAAAATTGAAATTATTAGCAAAAGAAAATAATCTTAGATCAACTTTATTTGTTATTACAAACAGAGAAATGAATTATGGATTATGAAATTCAAACAACATTATTAAAAAAGCAAATGAAAAAGAAATAGATTATGTTATTTTTTATTACACCAATCCAATGATAAATCAAATGCCTGATTTTGATTTATACAAAAATATTGAAGATTTTTTAAGTGTGAGAAAAATGATAATTTCAAAAGATTATACTGATTTAAATCACTCAAGATTTACAACAAGTTTTATAGAGCAAAATTGAAAAGAAAATGCAATTATAATAGAAACATCAGTAACTAAGGATCTTGAAAATAATTTAAATTTATTAAAAAAAAGTAAATTTGAAGAATTTCAAAAACTTAATAAATTAAATTATCAATTTGATGCAAGAGTTAGTGAAGGAAAGAAATTAGGAAGAACTATTGGTTTTCCAACAATTAACTTAATTACAGAAGAAAGAATTGCTTTATCATATGGAGTTTATGCATGTAATGTGTATGTTGATCACTTAAAAGAGACTTTTTTGGGAGCAGGATGTTATTGAAAAAATGAACTAAACCAAGATGTTTTTGAAATTTTTTTAATTGATTTTGATAAAGAAATTTATGGCTGAAAAGTTAGCGTTTCACCAATTGAAAAATTAAGAGAAAATATTAAAGTTGATAGTTTAGAAGAACTAAAAAAACTATTGGCAAATGATGTAAAAACTACTTTAAAATTTAAAAAATAA